The following are encoded in a window of Microcoleus sp. bin38.metabat.b11b12b14.051 genomic DNA:
- a CDS encoding PspA/IM30 family protein — translation MGLFDRLWRVIRANINSLVGAAEDPEKILEQAVMDMQEDLIGLRQAVAGAIAAQKRTERQCSQAESTAAEWYQRAQLALQKGEENLAREALTRKKSYQETATAMKASLGQQNAVVTQLKENMRSLESKISEAKSKKDMYIARARSAKASERLQEMMGNLSTGSALSAFERMEEKVMQLEARSEAIAELGTNDLEKKFLSLESAGDVDAELKAMKAQMLPGNNNAPKLPSGEPPAS, via the coding sequence ATGGGATTATTCGATCGCCTGTGGCGAGTGATTAGAGCCAATATTAACAGTTTGGTCGGGGCGGCCGAAGATCCAGAAAAAATTCTGGAACAGGCTGTAATGGATATGCAGGAAGATTTAATTGGGCTCAGACAAGCGGTGGCGGGGGCGATTGCTGCTCAAAAACGCACCGAACGCCAATGCTCTCAAGCTGAGTCTACAGCCGCAGAATGGTACCAGCGGGCGCAGCTAGCTTTGCAAAAAGGCGAGGAAAATTTGGCGCGGGAAGCCCTGACGCGAAAAAAATCTTATCAAGAAACGGCAACGGCGATGAAAGCCAGTCTCGGACAGCAAAACGCTGTGGTGACTCAACTGAAAGAAAATATGCGATCGCTCGAAAGTAAAATTTCTGAGGCAAAATCAAAAAAAGATATGTACATTGCCCGAGCTCGATCGGCAAAAGCATCGGAAAGACTGCAAGAAATGATGGGAAATCTCAGTACGGGCAGCGCTTTGAGCGCGTTTGAACGAATGGAAGAGAAAGTCATGCAGCTAGAAGCTCGCTCCGAAGCCATCGCCGAACTTGGAACTAACGATTTAGAAAAGAAGTTTCTCTCTCTCGAAAGTGCCGGCGATGTCGATGCTGAGTTGAAGGCGATGAAAGCACAAATGCTTCCAGGTAATAATAATGCACCCAAATTGCCCTCGGGCGAGCCGCCTGCATCCTGA
- a CDS encoding PspA/IM30 family protein: MGLFDRISRVVRANLNDMVNKAEDPEKILEQSVTDMQEDLVQLRQAVASAIATQKRTQTQYNQAESQSNQWQQRAGLALQKGDETLAREALVRKKSHAETAATLKSSLEQQSGQVESLKRNLIGLESKISEAKTKKDMLKARISAAKAQEQLNNTIGSLNTGSSMAAFDRMEEKVLQIEARAGASAELAAGGSNLEEQFRLLESGGDVDDELAQMKAQLAGGSVSQGQLPAAGKTATTAASSSESSPVIDAELEELRSQLNKM; this comes from the coding sequence ATGGGATTATTTGACCGCATTAGCCGAGTCGTCAGAGCCAATCTTAACGATATGGTCAACAAAGCTGAAGACCCGGAAAAGATTTTAGAACAGTCCGTGACGGATATGCAGGAAGACTTGGTGCAGTTGCGTCAAGCCGTTGCCAGCGCGATCGCCACCCAAAAGCGCACCCAAACTCAGTACAATCAAGCAGAATCCCAGTCTAACCAGTGGCAGCAGCGCGCTGGGCTCGCCCTGCAAAAAGGAGACGAAACTTTGGCGCGGGAAGCGCTGGTGCGTAAGAAGTCTCACGCTGAAACGGCGGCTACGCTGAAATCCAGTCTGGAACAGCAATCTGGTCAGGTGGAAAGCCTCAAGCGCAACTTGATCGGTTTGGAGAGCAAGATTTCTGAAGCTAAGACGAAGAAGGATATGCTCAAGGCGAGGATATCCGCTGCTAAGGCTCAGGAACAGCTCAACAACACCATTGGCTCCCTAAATACTGGCAGTTCAATGGCAGCTTTCGATCGCATGGAAGAAAAAGTTTTGCAGATAGAAGCTCGTGCGGGAGCTTCAGCAGAACTGGCGGCGGGCGGTAGCAATTTAGAAGAACAGTTCCGCTTGCTCGAAAGTGGGGGCGATGTTGACGACGAGTTGGCTCAGATGAAGGCTCAACTGGCTGGAGGTTCGGTGTCTCAGGGTCAATTGCCGGCAGCGGGTAAAACTGCCACTACTGCTGCTAGCAGCTCGGAGTCGAGTCCGGTGATTGATGCTGAGTTGGAAGAATTGCGATCGCAGCTCAATAAAATGTAA